Proteins from a genomic interval of Balaenoptera acutorostrata chromosome 21, mBalAcu1.1, whole genome shotgun sequence:
- the SPCS3 gene encoding signal peptidase complex subunit 3, with protein sequence MNTVLSRANSLFAFSLSVMAALTFGCFITTAFKDRSVPVRLHVSRIMLKNVEDFTGPRERSDLGFITFDITADLENIFDWNVKQLFLYLSAEYSTKNNALNQVVLWDKIVLRGDNPKLLLKDMKTKYFFFDDGNGLKGNRNVTLTLSWNVVPNAGILPLVTGSGHVSVPFPDTYEITKSY encoded by the exons ATGAACACGGTGCTGTCGCGGGCGAACTCGCTGTTCGCCTTCTCGCTGAGCGTGATGGCGGCGCTCACCTTCGGCTGCTTCATCACCACCGCCTTCAAAGACCGGAGCGTCCCGGTGCGGCTGCACGTCTCGAGGATCATGCT aaaaaatgtAGAAGACTTCACTGGACCTAGAGAAAGAAGTGATCTGGGATTCATTACATTTGATATAACTGCTG ATCTAGAAAATATCTTTGATTGGAATGTTAAGCAgttgtttctttatttatcagCCGAATATTCAACAAAAAATAAT GCTCTGAACCAGGTTGTCCTGTGGGACAAGATTGTTCTGAGAGGTGATAATCCAAAGCTGCTGTtgaaagatatgaaaacaaagtattttttctttgacgATGGAAATGGTCTCAA GGGAAACAGGAATGTCACTTTAACCCTATCTTGGAACGTTGTACCAAATGCTGGAATTCTACCTCTTGTGACAGGATCAGGACATGTATCTGTCCCATTTCCAGATACATATGAAATAACGAAGAGTTATTAA